In Montipora capricornis isolate CH-2021 chromosome 4, ASM3666992v2, whole genome shotgun sequence, a single genomic region encodes these proteins:
- the LOC138044410 gene encoding non-structural maintenance of chromosomes element 1 homolog, with protein MRESQHLFLQTFMSKQFLTEKETTDIYNKACTAFGDDSPAENFANFLDVINKSLGPFDMEIRRGISEDDGVIHFGLVNTAEDEHSKMATDYSPNDIAFFKKVMDLIVTSSDGTVSSMDALNIATDLEKKMGITHAEKLVEKLVKDNWMSESSGSYSLGPRAMLELHPYLKRVYEDDIVDCMICHTIAIKGQCCSQCEGKIHKRCAARYFQRRAQKTCPNQQCGAVWTNEIPQLLSSSTANEDGETSAGPSRQQRKKRR; from the exons ATGAGGGAATCACAGCATCTTTTCCTACAAACCTTTATGTCTAAACAGTTTCttactgaaaaggaaacaacgGACATTTACAATAAAGCGTGTACAGCGTTCGGTG ATGATTCTCCTGCCGAGAACTTCGCGAACTTTTTGGACGTGATCAATAAGAGTTTGGGGCCGTTTGACATGGAAATCCGACGTGGAATTTCGGAAGATGATGGCGTAATACACTTTGGTTTA GTAAATACTGCGGAAGATGAGCATTCTAAGATGGCAACAGATTATTCACCAAATGACATTGCATTTTTCAAGAAAGTG ATGGACTTGATTGTAACTTCTTCTGATGGAACAGTGTCCTCTATGGATGCCCTCAACATTGCAACTGATTTAGAGAAAAAGATGGGCATAACTCATGCAGAGAAACTTGTTGAGAAGCTTGTTAAGGACAACTGGATGTCAGAG TCATCAGGTTCGTATTCATTAGGACCAAGGGCCATGTTGGAGCTTCATCCATACCTGAAGAGAGTCTATGAAGATGACATAGTGGACTGTATGATTTGTCATACAATTGCTATTAAG GGACAGTGTTGTTCTCAGTGTGAGGGCAAGATTCACAAACGATGTGCAGCTCGCTACTTTCAACGAAG GGCACAGAAGACCTGTCCAAACCAACAGTGTGGTGCTGTTTGGACCAATGAGATTCCTCAACTATTATCATCATCCACAGCCAATGAAGATG GTGAAACCAGTGCGGGACCTTCAAGACAGCAACGCAAGAAGAGAAGATGA